DNA sequence from the Corynebacterium freneyi genome:
CGTCCTGCTTTGCGACGCCCACGTGGGGCGCGCTGCGGCCTACTTCGAGGAGTAGTCGTAGAAGCCGATGCCGGACTTGCGGCCGTAGCGGCCGGCCTCGACCATGCGCTTGAGCAGCGGCGGGGCGGCGTAGGTCGGCTCGGAGTACTCGTCGAACATCGCATCGGCGATGAACTTGATGGTGTCCAGGCCCACCATGTCGGCCAGGGTCAGCGGGCCCATCGGGTGGGCGCAGCCGTTGACCATGCCGGCGTCGATGTCCTCCTTGGTGGCCACGCCGTCCTGCAGCATGCGGATGGCGCCGAGGATGTACGGCACCAGCAGCGCGTTGACGATGAAGCCGGAGCGGTCCGTCGCCTTGATGACGGTCTTCTTCAGCGCCTCGGACACGTAGGCATAGGCGCGCTCGGACTGGACCTCGCCGGTGGACAGGGTGACCACGTGCTCGACGAGCGGCAGCACCGGCACCGGGTTGAAGAAGTGCAAGCCCATGACGCGCTCCGGGCGCTTGGTCGACGCCGCGATCGACTGGATCGGCAGCGAGGAGGTGTTCGACGCCAGGATCGCGTTCGGGTCCTCGACGACCTCGTCGAGCTGCGAGAAGACGCTGGCCTTGACCTCGGGGTTCTCGACGATGGCCTCGATGACCAGCTGGCGGTCGGCGAAATCGGCGAAGGAGGTGGTCCAGGTGATGCGGCCGAGGATCTCGTCGCGGTCGGACTGCTCCAGCTTGCCGCGGGACACGGCCTTGTCCAGGGACTTCTCGATGCGCGCCTTGCCGCCGTCGAGGTACTCCTGCTTGGCCTCCCACACCAGCACGTCGCTGCCCGCCTTCGCGCAGACCTCGATGATGCCGGAGCCCATCTGACCGGCGCCGACGACGCCGACGCGGGTGATTTCATTCGCCATGTTCGGTTCACTCCCGTGGATTTCGTTGCGGGGCGATCACCGTCGGCGGGCCGAGGGGCGTTGTCGCGGCATCGGCGGCTGCCCGTTGGCCTTCGCCGATCCCCGTGGCCATCGGCCACCCCGGTGATCGCGCTCACTTGCTTCCGCCCACGTTACCGGCGATTCACCGGTTCCGCGCCCGAATCGGCGCATCCGGGCGGCTCAACTGCAGACGGCTCAGTTGCAGGTCGCTCACCCGCAGGACGCCGACCCGCCTCAGTTTCGGGGCAGCTGCTCCAGCTTCTCGGCCAGGGTCTCGAGGCGTTCGACGGACTCGCCGGCCACCTCGGCGACGTCCGGGTCGCCGGCATCGACGAGATCCTTCCAACCGGCCGTCATGCGAGCGACGTGCGGGCGCGCCAAGTCGACGAACGCCTGCTCCGCCTGCTCCCCCGACGCGCCGAGCACCAACTGCAGCTCTTCGTCGGTGATCATCGACGTGCCGCCGTCGGAATCCAGGCGGTCGGTCTGCATTTCCAGGATGCCGCGCAGCTCTCCGGCGACCGCCTTGGCGGGGCCGGACACCGCCCCGTCCTCCTGAATGTGCTCGGTGACGGGCAGCAGCTGCTCGGCGTCGGCGACCAGGTGGGCCGCGTACTGGCGGGAGACGTCGGCATCATCGACCGAAGGCGCCGACCCCTGCGGCGGTTCCTGGTTTCCCGCGGTGCTCGGATCGTAGCCGCACCCGGTCAGTGCCAAAGCGACCGCGAGGCCGACCGTCGCAAAGCCATGGCGGACGCCGGCACGACGCCGGTCCATGCGTGCGGAACCCACTAGACCTCCAGCTCCCCCATGCGGTCCCAGTCGTCCTTGCCCTCGAGGGTCTGCGACACGATCCGCGGGGTCTCGCGCAGCAGCGGGCGCATGGCGTCCAGGCCGGCCTTGAAGTGGTCGGAGGTGACGTGCGCCTCGGCGGCGTCGTCGTCGAACGCCTCGATGAGGACGTACTCGTTGGGGTCCTCGACGGAGCGGGACCACTCGAACCACTTGTTGCCGGCCTCCGCGCGGGTGGCGGCGGTGAAATCGGCGACGTGGGTCATCCACTCGTCGGCGTATTCGGGCTTCACGGGGAACTTGACCACGATGAAAATCATGACGCCAGCATACGTGCACGTCGTGCCCCCGCCACCCGCCTCGAGGTCGCCGGCGCGGGTGCCGGGGCGGGTGCGGGCAGGTCCTCGAGGAACTTTCCGTACAGGGCCAGATTGCGCCTGCGGGAGCGCCTGAGCTGCCGGAATCCGACTCCGCCCAGTTCCACGCGGCTGCGCTTGCGGTGCTTTGCGACGAAGTCCCCCGCTTCGCCGTGGGCGATCAGGGAAACCAGGAAATCGACGTATCTGTTGAACGGCGCACCTTCGATGGCGCGCGGCGGCACGTGTCGGATGCCGGGGATCGGGATGTCCAGGCACGAAGACAGTTCGTCCGAGTGCGGATCATGCCCGAGAACGCCGCAGCCGCAGACGTCGTTGGCGGAACGGTGGGTGAACACCCGGTCAACCGGCATGCCCAGCTGGGCGAGGTCGTCGTACGGCACTCCCGGGCAGCCGCCCATGATCACCGCCTCCACGGGCTCGTCGCCGCGGGCGGCCAGCACCACCGCCATCATCGCCGCAATCGAGGCGCCGAGGCTGAAACCGTCGACGATGATCCGGTGGTCCGGCCCCTCCTCCGCCCGGATGGCGCCGATGAAGTCGGCCAGCGCCACGCCGCCGGTGCAGACTCGGGAACCGTCATGGGTCCACATGAACGACGTACCCGGCACGTCATGGCCCGCCCACACCACCGTGCGGATCTTCGGCCCGGCATCGCGGCGCAGCGACCGGCGCACCGCGAACACGTTGCCCGAATACCGGTCGATGTCGGAGATGAACGCCCGGGCGCCGGGCACGAACACGACCGTCGCGTCGGCCTTGGCGCCGATGAGATCCATCGCGGCATAACGATGGCCCGGTCCCACCAGGACCGGGCGCAACCCCTGCTCGTCACGGGCGTGCCGCTTGATCTGCTCGAAGTCCGCGACATCGGGCAGCCGGGCGATCACCTCCGCGGCCACTCGGGCGCGAACGTCGAACGGGACACCGTCGGCAAGCAGGGGCTCTGAAGCGAGGATCGTGCGCACCCCCGCAACCTAACCGGCCAACGGGAGATGCGCTCGGCGAGCGGCCCGCCGAAAACTACTTCGGGGGGTTTTCGCCGGAGGTTTCGCCGGAGTTCTCCCCGGCGTTCTCGTCGGCGCCTTCGCCGGTGAACTCACCGTCGATGCGGACGTCGCCGCTGATGACGAGCGTGCCGTCGTCGTCGTAGGAGTAGTCGATCGGCGGGTACTCGTTGCCGTCCTCGTCGTAGCCGGGCGCCGGGGCGGCCTCGTGGGCGGCGAGCTTCTCCGGCGTATCCGTCTTCTTCCACTCGCGGGTCCGCGGCTTGCGCACCGCCATGTGGTCGTCGCTCATGCCCTTGACCAGCGACCACATCATCACGAAGTGCATGAAGAAGAACGGCACGCCGATGAGGATCACCACCTCCTGCAGCGCGAGGATGCCCGTTTCACCGGAGATGACCAGCATCGCGCCGGCGACGGCGCCGATCATGACGCCCCACAGGATGCGATACGACGTCGGCGCCTTGTTCTCCTCGCCGGTCGACATCATGTCGGTGACCATCGCCGCCGAGTCGATGGAGGTGACGAAGAAGATAATGATGACCAGCAGCGCGATGATGCTCACCACGAAGGCCATCGGGTACTGCTCGAGCAGGATGAACAGCGCCGGCGACGGGTCACCGCCTTCGACGACCGGTTCCGACAGGATGCCCGGGTTGGCGGCCTCCAGCTCGAAACCGGCGCGGCCGAAGATGGAGAACCAGATGATGACGAAAATCGTCGGCAGCGCGATGACGCCGGCGATGAACTGACGCACCGTGCGGCCACGCGAAATGCGGGCGACGAACATGCCGACGAACGGCGACCAGCAAATGGTCCACGCCCAGTAGAAGACCGTCCACGTGCCCTGCGACCACTCGGGATTGAGGTTGTAGGAGTCGGTCCAGAACATGATGCGCGGCAGCTCGCCCGCATAGATGCCGACGGTGTCGACGACCTGCTTGAGCAGCGTCAGGGTCGGGCCCATCAGCAGCACGAAAATCATCAGCGCGACGGCCATCCAGATGTTGAGGTTGGACAGCAGCTTGATGCCTTTGTCCAGGCCGCGGGCCACGGAAATCGAGGCGATGATGATGATCGCGGCGATGAGCAGCAGCTGGACGGTGGAGTTCTCGGCCAGGCCGAGGACGCGGGAGGCGCCGGAGTTGATCTGCATGGCGCCCATGCCCACCGACACGGCGATGCCGAAGACGGTGCCGATGATGGCGACGGCGTCGATGAGTTTGCCGGGCCATGCGTAGATCTTTTCGCCCAACAGCGGGGCGAAGATCGACGACACGCGCGGCGGCAGCTTGCGCTTGTAGATGAAGTAGCCCAGCGCCAGGCCCGGCAGCGCCATGATCACCCACATGTGGATGCCCAGGTGGTAGACGGTGAAGGCCATCGCCTCCTGGCGGGCCTCGATGCTCATGGCCTCGAGGTTGCGGGGCGAGTTGATGGCGTGGTTCATCGGCTCGGCCACGCCCCAGAACATGAGCATGGAGCCGGTGCCGCCGGCGAAGAGCATGCCGAACCATTCGGCGACGGTGTACTCGGGTTCCTCGTCGTCGTCGCCGAGCGTGAGGTTGCCGTAGCGGGAGACGAAGATCGCGATGAGGTAGATCAACGCGGTGGAGACGCCGCCGATGAACAGCCAGCCGAGGTTGCCGGTCACCCAGCCCGACGCGGCGGAGTACGCCTCGCGGGCGGTGTCGCCCAGGGCGACGGTGAGCACGACGAAGGCGAGGATGAAGCCGACCGAGGCGAAGAAGATCAGCGGGTCGGTCTTGAGCCAGCGGAAGCTGGTCCTCTTCTTGCCGTTTGCGCCGACCTCCGCGATGGACCGGGGTTTGTCGTCGTTATCGCGATCGTCGCTGTCGCGACCAACCTGATCGGATACGGTGTCGGATGATTTCTCGTCGGAGGTGGAATCCTGGCGACTCATGCGTGGGGCCTTTCATGGCTCGTTGACGCTGACGCAATTATCGTAGCCTCACGGCAATCGCATTCACTGACGTGCCCTGGTCACCCGGGGCGCACCCCATCGGGTGTCACGGGAGGTTCGAGTGGAGGGTTATCGCGCGGGCGAGCGCGCGCTCGCGGTGTACCTGTCGTCGATCACGGGTTTCATCGACGCGCTCGGGTTCCTGTACTTGGGCGGGTTCTTCCTGTCGTTCATGTCGGGCAACACCACGCGTCTGACGGCGGCGATGGCGGAGGGCGCGTGGGATGTGGCGGGCAAGGCCGCCGGCGTCATGGCGCTGTTCCTCGTCGGCGTGATGATCGGCGCGTTGATCAGCCGCCTGGGCCACCGGTTCCTGCCGCCGACCCGGCCGCGTGAGGCGGTGCTGCTGTTCATCTGCCTCACGGCGACGATCGCGTCGATTTGGGTGGTCACCGGCGAGGATCTGCCGGCGGTGCTCAGCCTGTCGTTCACCGTCGGCGCGATGAATTCGATTTTCGAGCGTGACGGCGAGGTGTCCATTTCGCTGACGTACATGACCGGCACCCTGGTGAAGATGTCCCAGCGTTTCGTCGGGGCCTTCTTCGGCGGGTCGCATCGGGCCTGGATCAACTATTTCCTGCTGTGGGCGGCGTTGGCCGTCGGCGCGATCTTCGGCGGCTGGTGCTTTACGACGATCGGCCTGAAGTCCGTGTGGGTGGTCACGGCCATGATCATCGGGGGCACGGCGGTGGCGTTGGCCAATCGTCATCGGCGCCGCAAGGCCGGCCTGCCCGTCTGACGGGTCCGCGGGCGGGTCGTCGTCACGCAAAAACCCGGTGCCACGCCGCCGTCTCCCCGCGGGCGGACGCGTTCTGGGGCAAAATGGTCGGCATGGACGCATCTCCCCTCAACCAGGCTCCCCTGATCCTCCCCTGCAACGGCAAGACGCCGCGGATCCACCGGTCGGCGTGGATCGCCCCCGGTGCGGTGATCATCGGCGACGTCACCATTGGCCCCGACTCGTCGGTGTTCTACGGGTCGGTGCTGCGCGGCGACATCAACTCCATCACCGTCGGCGCACGGACGAACATCCAGGACAACTCCACCGTCCACGTCGACTCCGACGCCGAAACCGTGCTGGGCGACGATGTCACCGTCGGCCACATGGCGCTGATCCACGGCACCCGCGTCGGCGACGGCACGTTGGTGGGCATGAAGTCGGCGCTGCTGTCGCATTCCGTCGTCGGGTCGGGCGCGCTCATCGCCGCCGGCGCCGTCGTGCTCGAGGGCCAGGAGATCCCGGCGCGGTCGCTTGCCGCCGGCGTGCCGGCCAAGGTCCGCCGCGAGCTGGACGACGCGACGGTGGAGGGCTTCATCACCCACGCCGCCAAGTACGTGGAGACTTCCCGCCTGCACGGCGACATCTCGCCGGTGCCGCTGTCGGACGTGCTGTTCGACTGACGCCGGGGCTTTCCGACGCCCGCCGGGGGCCTTACACGTGCAGGGCCGTGAACGGCGGGAACGGCAGCAGCCGCACCACGGTCCAGATCACCAGCACGGCGATGGTGACGTGCGGCAACCACTTCCACTTCGTCCACGTGGGCAGACGCTTGCCCAGGGTCCGGCCCAGCCACACGACCCACGCCCAGGCCAGCAGCACGCCGGCGACCAGCGCGACCGCGTTATAGCGGATCGCACCGGTGAGGTCGAGGTGCGTGAGCGAGTACAGCATCCGCGCCGTGCCGCAGCCCGGGCACGTGATGCCGAGCAGCGCCTTCGTCGGACACACCGGCGTCGGGCCACCTGGGGTCGTCGGGTCGGCGACGGCCAGCGCCGCACAGCCGCACACTGCGCCGGCGGCGGCGATGAGCGGGCCTGCGGGGGACGCGGCGAACCAGTTGCCCGCCCGCTCCATCACCCCGACCGAACCGCCGTGGGCGTTCCCGTCGGCGTGGTCGTGCGCGGGCCCGTGATCGTACGCGGGCCCGTGGTCGTGCGCGGGCCCGCAGTTGCCATGGTGGGTCATTCGATCAGTTCACGTGGAAGTAGAAATGCGCTTGGCCGGTGGAGATCAAGATGATGGAGACGAACAGTCCGATGATCGCGAGGATGACGGTGATGTTCATCCACAGTTTCGCCTTATCGGACGCCGCCTGGGCGCCCTGGTAGTCGCCCATGTTCCACAGGGTGTCGACCTTGTTGGCAAAGACGAGGGCGGCGATGCCTGTGGCCAGGCCCAGCAGACAACAGAACACGAAACCGCCGATGGTCGCGAAAACTGAGGGCGCCATGAAGTTCTGCGGCTTGCCGTCGGCCGGGGCCGATTGCGCACCAAAGGCGCCGTAACTTCCCGGGCCGTAACTCTGTGCAGCGGGCTGACCGTAACCGGACTGGTCGTGGCCGCCCTGTCCGTAGCCCTGGGAGAAGGGATCGCTCGGCTGGTTGTCGTTCGGGGTCGTCATGGAGCTCCCTTTCATCGCGCTCTACCTTCTCGGGCGACGCGTTACGGTGATCGGTTGGTCCGCGGCGGGCTTGATTTTACTCACGAAATCCGTTCGCGCTCGGTGATGCCCGCGTGGGCGACCGGGAAAACGCGATCATTGCGACGGTGAATCCGCCGGTCCCCCGCCGAACCGATTGCGACCAGGTCGTCCGGGACCAGGTCGTCCGGAACTCAGCCGATCGCGGTCGCGTACGCCTCGACCGCCCCGGCGCACGAATCGGCGGCCGGGCCGTGTTCGGTCACCAGCACGTACTGCATGCCGTCGTCGGCGTTTTCACCGGCCAAGCACTGGGAGAACGCGGTGACCAGGACGTCTTCGACGATCCACACGGATTCGGGAGCGTCGGACGACACTGCCTCGCGCGCGGCCTTCGGCTCTGATTCGGCGGCGATGACGTCGTACTGCAGCGTCGGGTCGTTCATCAGCAACGCCAGGCGCCCGGTGTCCGGGTCCTCGAAGTCGCACCAGCCGCGGTCTTCGTCGTGGGTGGTCAGCTCGTATCCCGCGTCGGTCATGCGGGCCATGACCTCCGGGGAGCACATGTCCACCGCCGGTTGCCCGGTCCCCGGCAGGTCGGGACGGGGTGCGGGGCCGACGTCGACTGCGGCCGTGCTTTCCGACGCCGCCCCTCCGTCCGGTTCATCGCCGCAGGCCACGAGTCCACCGCCGAGCCCGACCATCGCCACGACCGCGGCGGCGGTTCGCACGGCCCGCCCGGTGCGACCGGTGCGCATGGTGCCGCCGAAGGTCACGGTCATGGTGCCGCGACGATCTCGGCGCCGGCGTCGGCCATCTCGCGCAGCGCGGCCGCTCCCCGATCCGCGTCGACTGCGGCGGTCTGGTTGGCGTGCACCGTGACGTCGAAGCCCTCGCGCAGCGCGTCAAGGACGGTCGCGCGCACGCAGTGGTCGGTGGCCACGCCCACGACCTCCAGGTGCGTCACGTCGGCGGCGCGCAGGGCGTCGGCCAGCGCCACCCCGGCCTCCGTCTTGCCTTCGAATCCGGAGTAGGCGGCCTCGAATTCGCCCTTGGTCACGTCGATGCGCACGGCGTGCGGGTTGGTCATGGCGAAGTAGTCGAGTGCGCGGATCATCTCCGGGTGGAATTGCGAACCGTGCTCGCCGGCGGCGCAGTGGCGCGGCCAGGTGTCGACGTAGTCGGGGGTCTCCGACCAGTGGGTCCCGGGGTCGATGTGGTTGTCGCGGGTGGTCACCAGCACCGAGTACTTTCCGGCGCGGCCGGCCAGGTGCAGGTACGTGGCGCGGTAGGCCTCGACGGCGCCGTCGACGGCCAGGGAGCCGCCTTCGGAGAAGTCGTTTTGCGCATCGACGACCACGAACGCCGTGGTGGGGCGCTCCTCCGGATCGTCGACCGCCTGCTCGCGGTTGGCGGTCTGCACCGCGCGGTAGGTTTCGGCGAAGGACGGACGGCGCGAGGTCATCTGCGACGGGTCATCGGGGATCTGCAGCGGGTCTGCCTGCGGCGCCCCGGGGGCGTTCGACGGTTCCACCGGATCGCCGGCGGGATCGGGCCGCAGATCGAGCCGCTCGGGGCGGCGTCCGGGCTGGTTCTCCTGCTCGTTCATGGTTTCCGATCATGCCATGCCCGCCGGATCGCCCACCGGTTGCTCGGGCCCGGTTCAGTTCTTCGGCGGGGCCTTGCGGAAGTACAGGCGCTTGCGCACCCGGGCCACCACGTCGCCTTCTTCGTCGACGATGTCGCAGTCGAACCAGCGCAGGTGTTTGTCGCCGTCGGCGGTTTCGGCGCGGATTTCGTCGATGACGTCGGCGGGCATCTCGATGATGGCGCGGATGGTGCCGCGACCGGGTTTGAGGAATTCGATGGACGCCTCGGTGTCCCACACGCGGTAGCCGGGGCCGAGCTGATGCATGGCCAGGATCATGAAGAACGGGTCGGTCATCGACTGCATGGTGCCGCCGAAGACCGTGCCCACGGCGTTGGCGGTCCACGGGCGCAGGCGGTGCTTGACGACGATCCGCGTGCCGTCGTCGGCGGCCTCCTCGACGCGCACGCCCGCACCTAGGTACGGCGGCCACAACCACATGAGTCGCTTGAGTTGCCTGGGAGTCAAACGCATGCCCGGCACGATACCGGCGGCGCCGATGTCGCGGATCCGATTGGGCGCATAAGATCCGGTGCATGAACCATTGCATGAGCAACGTCGGCACCGGCCTCCGGGTGATCGTCCGATGAGCGCCGGCCTCGCGGCGCTGTTGGACGACATCGCCGCCCTGGCCCGAGCGGCCGCGGCGTCGACCGATGACATCGCCGCCGCCACCGGCAAGGCCGGAGCGAAGGCCGCGGGCGTGGTCATCGACGATGCGGCTGTGACGCCGCAGTACGTCACCGGCATCGAACCGAAGCGCGAGTTGCCCATGATCTGGCGCATCGCCAAGGGTTCGCTGGTCAACAAGATCGTCATCATCCTGCCCATCGCGCTGCTGCTGTCGCAGTTTCTGCCGTGGCTGCTCACGCCGATTCTCATGCTCGGCGGCTCCTACCTGTGCTTCGAGGGCATGGAGAAGGTGTGGGAGAAGATCTCGCACGCGCTGTCCGACGAAACGGAGGAGGAAAAGGCCGCCCGCGAGGCCGCCGTCGTCGACCGTGAACCGGCCGACGAGGATTCGCTGGTGAAGTCGGCGATCTTCACCGACCTGATCCTGTCGGCGGAAATCATGGTCATCTCCCTCAACGAGGTCGCCGACGAAACGTTGGTGCGCCGCGCGGTGATCCTCATCATCGTCGCCCTGGCCATCACGGCGTTGGTCTACGGCGTGGTGGGCCTGCTGGTGAAGATGGACGACATCGGCCTGGCCATGGCCAAGAACAACGATGGAGCGGGCGGCAAGCTCGGCATGGGGCTGGTCAAGGCCATGCCGGTGGTGTTGACCGTCATCGGCATCGTCGGCACGTTCGCCATGCTGTGGGTCGGCGGCCACATCATCCTCGTCGGCGTCGACGAGCTGGGCTGGCACTCCCCGTACGAACTCGTCCATCACCTGGAGACGATGGTTCCCGCCGGTTTCCTGGCGTGGTTGGTCAACACCATCTGCTCGTTGATCCTCGGCGTGATCTGGGGCGCCATCCTCATCGCCGTCGTGCATGTCCTGCCCTTCGGACATGGCTCGGACGACAACGAGGGGCAGGGCGCGGGCCATGACGCCGACCGTGCCGCCGGCCGGGTTGACGTCCGGGCCGATGGACACGCCGACGACCGCACCGCCTCCGGCGCCGACGCGCTCACCGCGCACTCCCCGCGGGCCCCGCGCACGCCGCACGTGCGCGCAACCGCGGGGTCGGTCACACCGGGTGGCCTGTTCGTCGGCCGCGGCGCGAAAAAGACCGATCGCAGGGCGAACGAAGCCGACGCCGGCGCGCAGAAGAAGGGGAAGCCGGGCCGGTAGCCCCTACTTGAATTCGCCGTCGACGTACATCCAGCGCTTCGACCGCAGCATGAACGTCGACCGTTCCCACAGCTGCCCCGGCCCCTCGGCGTCGCGGTAGCGGGCGCGGAACTCCACCACTCCCTCGCGGTCGCCTTCCGCCCCGTCGACGACGTCGAGGATTTCCAGGCCCAGCCATTCGACGTCGTCGTCGAAGGTGACGACCTCCGGTCGGCGGCGCGGGTGCCACGTCATCCAGATGAAGTCGGCCTCGTGCGCGGCGTAGGCGCTGTAGCGCGCGGCCATCAGTTCGACCGCGGTCTCCGGCAGGCGTTCGCGGCGGTGCAGGGGCGCGCAGCAATCCCCGTAGCGCGGCACCCCGGCCGTCTCGCCCCCGCCCGCGCCGCCGCATGGGCACGCCGCGCCGTCGTCAAGCCGAATCCGCGTGAAAAGCGGGCCACCGCTCATCGTGCAACTCCCATCCCGTGCAGCTCCCGTCCCCGGTCCCCCGGACCCGATTCCTCCCGGTCACGGTAGCGCATCACAGGAACAGCAGCAGGCTCACCGCCATGACCGCCATGCCCGCGATCAGCCCGTAGATGGCCATGTGGTGGCGGCCGGTGGCCTCCGCGGCGGGCAGCAGCTCGTCGAGGGAAATGAAGACCATCACGCCGGCGACCATCGCGAAGGCGATGCCCATGGTCACCGGCCCCAGGAAGGGCATGAGCACCAGGAAGCCGATCAGCGCGCCCGCGGGTTCGGCCAGCCCGGACAGGAAGGACCATTTCAGGGCTTTGCGACGACTCCCCGTCGCCTGGTGGATCGGCACGGCCACGGCGATGCCCTCGGGAATGTTGTGGATGGCGATGGCCACCGCCACGGGGATGGCCAACTGCGGGTCCTCCAACGCCGAGATGAACGTGGCGAAGCCCTCCGGGAAGTTGTGGATGGCGATGGCCAGCGCGGTCATCGTGCCCATCTTCATCATCCGGCGGCGTTGGGCCGACAGCTGCGGGTCGTCGATGGTGCCCGGTTCATGCGGGTTGATCGGCTCGGGCACCAGCCGGTCGATGACGGCGATCAGTGCGATGCCGCCGAAGAAACCCGCCACCGCCGCCCAGTTTCCGCCGACGGTGCCCCAGGCCTC
Encoded proteins:
- a CDS encoding 3-hydroxybutyryl-CoA dehydrogenase, with translation MANEITRVGVVGAGQMGSGIIEVCAKAGSDVLVWEAKQEYLDGGKARIEKSLDKAVSRGKLEQSDRDEILGRITWTTSFADFADRQLVIEAIVENPEVKASVFSQLDEVVEDPNAILASNTSSLPIQSIAASTKRPERVMGLHFFNPVPVLPLVEHVVTLSTGEVQSERAYAYVSEALKKTVIKATDRSGFIVNALLVPYILGAIRMLQDGVATKEDIDAGMVNGCAHPMGPLTLADMVGLDTIKFIADAMFDEYSEPTYAAPPLLKRMVEAGRYGRKSGIGFYDYSSK
- a CDS encoding putative quinol monooxygenase yields the protein MIFIVVKFPVKPEYADEWMTHVADFTAATRAEAGNKWFEWSRSVEDPNEYVLIEAFDDDAAEAHVTSDHFKAGLDAMRPLLRETPRIVSQTLEGKDDWDRMGELEV
- a CDS encoding alpha/beta hydrolase produces the protein MRTILASEPLLADGVPFDVRARVAAEVIARLPDVADFEQIKRHARDEQGLRPVLVGPGHRYAAMDLIGAKADATVVFVPGARAFISDIDRYSGNVFAVRRSLRRDAGPKIRTVVWAGHDVPGTSFMWTHDGSRVCTGGVALADFIGAIRAEEGPDHRIIVDGFSLGASIAAMMAVVLAARGDEPVEAVIMGGCPGVPYDDLAQLGMPVDRVFTHRSANDVCGCGVLGHDPHSDELSSCLDIPIPGIRHVPPRAIEGAPFNRYVDFLVSLIAHGEAGDFVAKHRKRSRVELGGVGFRQLRRSRRRNLALYGKFLEDLPAPAPAPAPATSRRVAGARRARMLAS
- a CDS encoding BCCT family transporter, producing the protein MSRQDSTSDEKSSDTVSDQVGRDSDDRDNDDKPRSIAEVGANGKKRTSFRWLKTDPLIFFASVGFILAFVVLTVALGDTAREAYSAASGWVTGNLGWLFIGGVSTALIYLIAIFVSRYGNLTLGDDDEEPEYTVAEWFGMLFAGGTGSMLMFWGVAEPMNHAINSPRNLEAMSIEARQEAMAFTVYHLGIHMWVIMALPGLALGYFIYKRKLPPRVSSIFAPLLGEKIYAWPGKLIDAVAIIGTVFGIAVSVGMGAMQINSGASRVLGLAENSTVQLLLIAAIIIIASISVARGLDKGIKLLSNLNIWMAVALMIFVLLMGPTLTLLKQVVDTVGIYAGELPRIMFWTDSYNLNPEWSQGTWTVFYWAWTICWSPFVGMFVARISRGRTVRQFIAGVIALPTIFVIIWFSIFGRAGFELEAANPGILSEPVVEGGDPSPALFILLEQYPMAFVVSIIALLVIIIFFVTSIDSAAMVTDMMSTGEENKAPTSYRILWGVMIGAVAGAMLVISGETGILALQEVVILIGVPFFFMHFVMMWSLVKGMSDDHMAVRKPRTREWKKTDTPEKLAAHEAAPAPGYDEDGNEYPPIDYSYDDDGTLVISGDVRIDGEFTGEGADENAGENSGETSGENPPK
- a CDS encoding YoaK family protein is translated as MEGYRAGERALAVYLSSITGFIDALGFLYLGGFFLSFMSGNTTRLTAAMAEGAWDVAGKAAGVMALFLVGVMIGALISRLGHRFLPPTRPREAVLLFICLTATIASIWVVTGEDLPAVLSLSFTVGAMNSIFERDGEVSISLTYMTGTLVKMSQRFVGAFFGGSHRAWINYFLLWAALAVGAIFGGWCFTTIGLKSVWVVTAMIIGGTAVALANRHRRRKAGLPV
- a CDS encoding gamma carbonic anhydrase family protein, which produces MDASPLNQAPLILPCNGKTPRIHRSAWIAPGAVIIGDVTIGPDSSVFYGSVLRGDINSITVGARTNIQDNSTVHVDSDAETVLGDDVTVGHMALIHGTRVGDGTLVGMKSALLSHSVVGSGALIAAGAVVLEGQEIPARSLAAGVPAKVRRELDDATVEGFITHAAKYVETSRLHGDISPVPLSDVLFD
- a CDS encoding DUF2752 domain-containing protein, coding for MERAGNWFAASPAGPLIAAAGAVCGCAALAVADPTTPGGPTPVCPTKALLGITCPGCGTARMLYSLTHLDLTGAIRYNAVALVAGVLLAWAWVVWLGRTLGKRLPTWTKWKWLPHVTIAVLVIWTVVRLLPFPPFTALHV
- a CDS encoding CD225/dispanin family protein; translated protein: MTTPNDNQPSDPFSQGYGQGGHDQSGYGQPAAQSYGPGSYGAFGAQSAPADGKPQNFMAPSVFATIGGFVFCCLLGLATGIAALVFANKVDTLWNMGDYQGAQAASDKAKLWMNITVILAIIGLFVSIILISTGQAHFYFHVN
- a CDS encoding isochorismatase family protein — protein: MNEQENQPGRRPERLDLRPDPAGDPVEPSNAPGAPQADPLQIPDDPSQMTSRRPSFAETYRAVQTANREQAVDDPEERPTTAFVVVDAQNDFSEGGSLAVDGAVEAYRATYLHLAGRAGKYSVLVTTRDNHIDPGTHWSETPDYVDTWPRHCAAGEHGSQFHPEMIRALDYFAMTNPHAVRIDVTKGEFEAAYSGFEGKTEAGVALADALRAADVTHLEVVGVATDHCVRATVLDALREGFDVTVHANQTAAVDADRGAAALREMADAGAEIVAAP
- a CDS encoding DUF4442 domain-containing protein encodes the protein MRLTPRQLKRLMWLWPPYLGAGVRVEEAADDGTRIVVKHRLRPWTANAVGTVFGGTMQSMTDPFFMILAMHQLGPGYRVWDTEASIEFLKPGRGTIRAIIEMPADVIDEIRAETADGDKHLRWFDCDIVDEEGDVVARVRKRLYFRKAPPKN
- a CDS encoding YchJ family protein; translation: MSGGPLFTRIRLDDGAACPCGGAGGGETAGVPRYGDCCAPLHRRERLPETAVELMAARYSAYAAHEADFIWMTWHPRRRPEVVTFDDDVEWLGLEILDVVDGAEGDREGVVEFRARYRDAEGPGQLWERSTFMLRSKRWMYVDGEFK
- the zupT gene encoding zinc transporter ZupT gives rise to the protein MTDVENLWFAFGLTLAAGLSTGIGGLISVGRRNPGPRFMAGTLGFSAGVMLYVSMMEILPKGIAELAEAWGTVGGNWAAVAGFFGGIALIAVIDRLVPEPINPHEPGTIDDPQLSAQRRRMMKMGTMTALAIAIHNFPEGFATFISALEDPQLAIPVAVAIAIHNIPEGIAVAVPIHQATGSRRKALKWSFLSGLAEPAGALIGFLVLMPFLGPVTMGIAFAMVAGVMVFISLDELLPAAEATGRHHMAIYGLIAGMAVMAVSLLLFL